Proteins from one Paenibacillus sp. genomic window:
- a CDS encoding HD-GYP domain-containing protein has translation MVTVAVSVLKSGERLIEEVRTSQGGVLMEKGKVLSARDLEVLKAFLIKYVAIDAKPEDGQEAAEDVAASKFMSNDMALFYQAYEALYQILKKAFRVVSAGSDQLPLLEMRTHLEQLLSYVELYNPLTFTARRAGPDDYLIHNGIMVGLTSYLLARWHGMQQRDWIPIALSGILHDIGTTRIDDAIVNKPSKLTASEFEDLKKHTIIGYNILKNIPGINEGVKLSALQHHERLDGSGYPLGVKGEKIHVYAKLIAVTDVFHAMTTSRQYKKASSPYLVLEQLRKDAFGKLEPVLVQTFIQKVTQFHNGTIVRLNDGTVAEIVFTDPNNPTRPMVSVNGQIINLAMDRERFIQEVISY, from the coding sequence ATGGTCACGGTAGCCGTATCCGTGCTGAAATCCGGAGAACGTTTGATCGAGGAAGTGCGTACTTCGCAAGGCGGCGTTCTGATGGAAAAAGGGAAAGTGCTTAGTGCGAGAGACCTAGAGGTGCTCAAAGCATTTCTTATCAAATACGTGGCCATCGACGCGAAGCCTGAAGACGGACAAGAAGCGGCCGAGGATGTCGCCGCTTCGAAGTTTATGTCGAACGACATGGCTCTGTTTTATCAGGCTTACGAAGCGCTGTATCAAATATTGAAAAAGGCGTTTCGCGTCGTCAGCGCGGGGAGCGATCAGCTCCCTTTGCTGGAGATGCGTACGCATCTAGAACAGCTCCTTAGTTATGTAGAGTTGTACAACCCGCTGACGTTTACCGCCAGACGGGCCGGTCCCGACGATTATTTAATTCACAACGGGATCATGGTCGGGTTGACCTCCTACCTCCTCGCTCGCTGGCATGGGATGCAGCAGCGGGATTGGATTCCGATCGCGCTTTCGGGCATTTTGCACGACATCGGCACGACGCGGATCGACGATGCGATCGTCAACAAGCCGTCGAAGCTGACCGCCTCCGAATTCGAGGACCTTAAGAAACATACGATAATCGGGTACAATATTTTAAAAAATATCCCGGGAATCAACGAAGGCGTAAAACTGAGCGCGCTGCAGCACCACGAACGGCTGGACGGTTCCGGATATCCGCTCGGGGTCAAGGGCGAAAAAATTCACGTTTACGCGAAACTGATCGCGGTTACCGACGTGTTCCACGCGATGACGACGAGCCGGCAGTACAAGAAAGCCTCCTCCCCCTACCTCGTGTTGGAGCAATTGCGGAAGGATGCGTTCGGGAAACTGGAGCCGGTGCTGGTGCAGACGTTCATTCAGAAAGTGACCCAGTTCCACAACGGAACGATCGTAAGGTTGAATGACGGTACGGTCGCCGAAATCGTGTTTACGGATCCCAACAATCCTACCCGACCGATGGTAAGCGTGAACGGGCAGATCATCAATTTGGCGATGGACCGGGAACGATTTATTCAGGAAGTCATATCGTATTAA